The Nitrospira sp. genome contains the following window.
GGGATGAAGGTGGTCTGGGAGCCGGATCCGGACAATGTCTACTTCAGTTCGGGATCCGACAATCTGGCCTTGCATCAAATCGGCCCCACCGAGCTGGCCCAGTATCAGCCGCCGCGGGGACAGCTCCTCGACCACTTCGGCGTGATCCTGGAAAGCCCGGCTCATGTTGATGACATGTTTCGCGAGGTGCAACGCGAGATGACGCAATACGGCGCCACGATCGCCAAGCCCCCCAAGCAGCATCGCGACGGCAGCTATTCGTTTTACTTCACCGACCCGGACGGCAACGTGATTCAAGCATTGTACGAGCCCACGATCAGCCTGATGGAACTAACGCCCTCAGGCCGCGGCACAGGGCGGTGACGCATGGGACTTTGGGACGCATGGCCGCGCGATCAGTATGTGGGGCTAGCCCCGTGGGTCTGGGTCCAGCTTGAAAGCAACCAGTCGCCCGGACCCTTTCCGTTTGTGGGCGGCGTGGCACCGGAGGTGGTGGCCAGTCTCCACGAAGCCCATAGCCTGTTTCTGGCCTGCATCGAAACGGCCATCAGCGATGTCTTTTCCCGGCGTGCCGTCCTCGATGATCCGCAGACCCGTGTGCGGATGGAAGATGCCTATGCCGAATTGGTCAATTCCCGGCAGCAATTGAGTCAACACATCACGGCCCGACGCCAACCCGACGGGCAGTTCCACTGGTCGCATCCCTTCGATGCCACAAAATCCGCCACGGTCGTGAATACCGGGCTGCGTATCTTCAACGCCGTGAAACGGCAGGCGATCCCTGTCCCGTTCGAGCGTCCGATGGGTCCGGTGGTGGGCAAACTGCTGGGTATGCTGGATGGCACGCAGCAAGCCGGGGCGATCAGGACCATTGTGACGACGGCCGGGCGGGAGGGCGAGCGCCTGCTCACCAAACTGATGGAACTGTTTCTCCAATACGAGTGCCTCACGCCCACGAGCCAGGCCACAGTCCGCCATCATTGGTTGGCGCAGATGAACGATCGGGACACGGTGCACCTCGGCCATGCCGCGCTACTCTATCGGCAACGCGACCAGTTTCTGCTTTTCGATCCCTGGTTGTTGCCCTGGTTTGCAGAATCGAATGTGCCGAGCCTGTGGGTGTCCTTGCTCCCGAAGCCGGCGGCGATTTTTCTGACGCATGATCATGACGACCATGTGGACCCTCGAACCTTGCTGCATGTGCCGAAGGATGTACCCATCGTCATCCCTAGTCGGCGGAATCGGAAGAAATTCTATTACGACTATCTGCCGCTCCTCCGGGAATTGGGATTCAGCCATATTATCGAACTCGCCCATGGCGAGGCCTGGAACTTCGACGGGGGCGCCGTCGTCTCAGTGCCGTTTTATGGCGAGGACCCCTGCGACCTGGAGATGCCGAGGAATTGTTATCTCGTGACCGACCGGGGGCAAAATGTCCTGGTGCATGCCGACAGCGGCCCGACGAACAGCGGCCGATCGGCTATTCAGGAAGGGGTCATTCAGCAGTTGGTCCAGAAATATGGACCCCTGTCCCTAGTCCTGGCTTCTCAACAGCAATTACAGGAGATTCGCAGCTACGCCGCCCATGCGCCGCTGTCGCATCCGGGGCAATGGCTCGACGTGGGGGAGAATGGATACCTCACCAACCGATATCTGGATGAATTGTGCGCAACGGCCCAGGCGAGACTCTTTGTGTCCTATGCGACAGGCGGCGCCGATTGGTATCCCGATCATCTGTCCTTCATGTTCAGCCAGCGCAATCCGGCTCGTACGGCTCTGCTCACTGCGCATTGGGAACCCCCGGACAAGTTGGAACATCTTCTGAAACAGCACGATTGCCGCTATCATCGTGCTCACGCATTGGATGTGTTTCGCGCGGGCGCCGACGGGTCAGTAGAGGTCCGCTCTATGGCCGAGGCCTTATCGCCCATGCCGCTCTACCGGCTCGATCATGGCGAACCGGCATTCATGAAGCGGGCGAGGTAATTTCCAGAAGGGAAAGAGTTCTATGGGATCTGAGAAAGGAGTCGTACTCGTCACCGGCGCTGCGGGATTCATCGGGTCTCATGTGGCCAGGCGGTTGCTGGATCGCGGGGATTCCGTGCTGGGGCTGGACAATCTGAACGATTATTACGACGTTCGCTTGAAAGAAGCCCGTCTGGCCCGGCTGCAGACACACCCGCAGTTTCAATTTGTGAAGCTTGATG
Protein-coding sequences here:
- a CDS encoding VOC family protein, yielding MTSHRGLRHLALRVTNLARSRAFYERLLGMKVVWEPDPDNVYFSSGSDNLALHQIGPTELAQYQPPRGQLLDHFGVILESPAHVDDMFREVQREMTQYGATIAKPPKQHRDGSYSFYFTDPDGNVIQALYEPTISLMELTPSGRGTGR
- a CDS encoding MBL fold metallo-hydrolase encodes the protein MGLWDAWPRDQYVGLAPWVWVQLESNQSPGPFPFVGGVAPEVVASLHEAHSLFLACIETAISDVFSRRAVLDDPQTRVRMEDAYAELVNSRQQLSQHITARRQPDGQFHWSHPFDATKSATVVNTGLRIFNAVKRQAIPVPFERPMGPVVGKLLGMLDGTQQAGAIRTIVTTAGREGERLLTKLMELFLQYECLTPTSQATVRHHWLAQMNDRDTVHLGHAALLYRQRDQFLLFDPWLLPWFAESNVPSLWVSLLPKPAAIFLTHDHDDHVDPRTLLHVPKDVPIVIPSRRNRKKFYYDYLPLLRELGFSHIIELAHGEAWNFDGGAVVSVPFYGEDPCDLEMPRNCYLVTDRGQNVLVHADSGPTNSGRSAIQEGVIQQLVQKYGPLSLVLASQQQLQEIRSYAAHAPLSHPGQWLDVGENGYLTNRYLDELCATAQARLFVSYATGGADWYPDHLSFMFSQRNPARTALLTAHWEPPDKLEHLLKQHDCRYHRAHALDVFRAGADGSVEVRSMAEALSPMPLYRLDHGEPAFMKRAR